The sequence below is a genomic window from Dromaius novaehollandiae isolate bDroNov1 chromosome 7, bDroNov1.hap1, whole genome shotgun sequence.
GGCCTCGTGCAAGCACAAGGCTGTTCAGTGCAGAACAGCGTTACAGCAGCGCTGCCGACACACCAGCACCTCCTCGGGGAGCGGGCGCTGAGGCTCGCGGCTGGCTGAACGCTGGCAGCTGGTTCCCCCACCACCACTCAGTCTCCGGAGACTGGGGGGATCAAGGGAAGCCCTTTCCTTAGCCTACGGGTAGGGGTGATGAAGCATTAGGAGTAGCCTGGGACCAGGCTGAGAGTCGGTAACTGGCTGTATAGTGCACGCAGGCACTGGCTTTGCTGCTTTCTTACAAGCATAGGAAACAGCCCCTTTGCCAGGAAGACTTGCCCCCTGTGCCCGAGCTGCGCCCTCCACCCTGTGATCGCAGGGGCTCTGGCACTGAGTGCAGCCCCATGTCCTGGTCACCAGCCCTGGGCTGAGTGGcagaggggcctggggacagcccccgcgcggggcgcagagccaggctgcagcagcgggagggctgcagggcttggCCGAGGGGCCGCAGGCACCCCCAGCACCAGAGCGGCTGGTGGGGCACTGACTGGGCCGGCTCAGCCACGTGCTGCCCTGCCGGGCTCCTGGGGCGAGAAtgagaggggagaggagcagctttgtggaggagaggaagagaagcgGAGGTTGGCGAGGAGGAGAGGGGCCTGGTGCGGGGCAGGCGCTAGTCCCGGCCCACGATCTGCAGTATGGAGGTGAAGATGTACATAATGTCGGTGTAGATGGTCAGGGCGCCGTAGACGTACTCCTCGGGGCTCAGCGTGTTCTTCCTGTTCCCCAGCACCAGCTGCGTGTCGTAGGCTAGGAACTGAGATGGGCACGGCCAGAGTCAGGCAAGGACCGGCAGCCTCCTGGGGGTCTCCACTCCCCCGAGCAACTATTTGGGGagcccggctgccggcccccccaGGTACGCCCCACAGAGGGACCCGGCCCAGGAGGGAGAGCGCCCAAGCTGTCAACTCACCAGGGTGAAGACGATGGCCCCGATGGCCGCGTACAGCATGTGGAGCCAGGGAACCTGCGGGCGGGGACACGGTGACTCTGAGGCACAGCCCTGCCACAGCCCCCAGGGCCGGCGCttggggctgccccgctcccctcgAGACACCTTGCCACCTCGCCGCACCCTCCCCCTGCAGGAAAGCCGCCTCTGCGCCCGGCCCTGGCTTCCCGTGGCCAACGCCGCACCCTGCATCCCGGCGCCGTGCCAGCAAAGGGGATCCACCCACCGCTGCTCCCATCCCCACCCCTGCCGTCCCTGGCAAAGCTGCCACTGCGTTACAGCCGGGGGGGCCCAGCTGCTTGCCCAGACAGGCAAGAGACCCGTGGCGCTCCGCAGCCCCCCCACTCACATATTTGAAGGAGAGGACGATGGCTGTGACGATGCCCGTGACCATGACCACGATGCCCAGCACGCAGAAGAGCCCAGGACACGATGTAAAATCAACCTGCCAGCAGGGCAGACGTGTCACGGAAGAGCTCAGGGCCGTGCTGATGCGGGGGACATCGGTCTCCCCAGCGACCCTGCACTGAGCACCCGAGCCCAGCCATACCCTGCACTGGGGGGGCTCCATAGCCTGCCTCCGCGAGCAGGGCATGTCCCCACCTCACCTTGGTCTGGAAGCAAAAGACGGTGACAATGACGGCCACGATGGCAGTGATGAGCATAGCAATGAGGACAGCATTGGTCCTGTACATGCTGCGGACAGAGGGGACACCAGAGTCACCCCACGCTTCGGGGGAGCCAGGGAAGGGGCCCCCTGCCCAGAGGGTGTTTACACCCGCCGTGGCCATCCCCGCGGCGCTGTGGCGATGGTCCCGTGGGGGGGACCCCGCCGAGCCCGCATCCAGCGGTGGGGTGCACCCAGGGCCCGGCAGCCCCTCATTCAAGCCAGCCTCGTGGGGGGATGGGAGGGACTCTGGGCATCGAAGGCAAAGGCCAGCCCCAACCTCAGCGTCTCTGCTGGAGGTGTgcacctgcagctccccagcccccccgaaGGGCCCCGGGACCCCGCTGAGTACCTGGCGATCGTCCCCGTCATGAACCCCATGGCCAGCGTCtgcaggggggaggagaaggttCATTCAGCAACGCAACTGGCAGCCCTGGGGGCACATTTACCCCCTGGGGCCACGGGTCTGTTCTGCCCCATCAGTAGGGACTGCTGTCCCTCCGTGGGGCAGTTCCTTGCTGCCCCGCTCCTTCCCCACGTAACCTCCCTCCTTCCACCCCACACGCCAGCTGGGTCCCCCCCCCTCCAGGGGCTCAGGGCATGGCAGGCCCCGTGGGGCGAGGGGGCAGCGGACGTGGTGCCGGGGCATGGCcaggcccccggcagccccccaggCCCGCTCGGCCACTCACAAAGACGGCCAGCAGGATGATGTTCCAAGGGAAGCGTCTCCTGGGGACAAGAGCGGAGAAGAGAGGTGAGGTGGTGAcagcacccatgtccccagctcATGGTCCCATCTCCcctgggggcagccccaggcggGGACCCCACATCCCAGTTTAAGGGGCGGCACCCAAAGCCAGGAGATCCCCCCACGCCTCAGTGGCCCCCCCAGGGTCCCAGGCGACTCACCgggggccctggcagcaggccagCACCAGGTAGGTCACCAGGAACACGGCACTGCAGAGGGAGAGGCAAAGCGCTCAGCACCGGGCCCCTGCCAGGCTGCGGAGCCCTCTGGGCTGGGGGCAACACCCCCCCACCCGGCCGGGCACAGCCTTTCCCCACGCCCCCTTCGACCCTCGGGgtggcagaggaggagagagccgCGTGGCAGCCAGGAAAGTGAGGCTGGATCTGCCGGGCACTCGTGAGTCCCGCAGCAGCGCCGGGCAAGCCGTGCCCCACTGGGGCGCCCCGGGGCGCTGGGCACCCCCCGTACTCACTACGAGGCGTAGTAGACGGCGACGTTCCTCTGGACGAAGGAGCGGACAGGGGAGCTGCGGGACAGGAGGGACAAGCGTCAGAGAGGACCCCGCAAGGAGGGACTCCCGGGGCAAGACGCCCCCCAGGAACACGCGtggccccccacgtcccccccgtcGCAGCCCCACTCACACGAAGGTGAACACGGCGATGATCCCCACCGTCAccaggagctgcagagagatGATGGCGTAGACCTGCGGGAGACGGTGGTGTCAGCACCGGCCCAGATACCACAATGGtgccctcactgcagcccccccCAGGGGGCCCTGCCCCACGCTCACCTTGCGGATGAAGGTGTGCCTGACCTTCCTGTCGTCCCAGTCGCCTGACTGGAAAGGGGTGCCGTCCCCCGCGCCGTCCCCACCGTAGCCGTCacctggagggaggagagagctCAGCGTCCGACGgacgccccctccccggggcgccCAGAAATGCTGGGACCCCCTTCCAGCGCCAGCGCGGCCCCCTATCCTGGCCCAGCCTGCCCCCCAAGCACCGCCACTTCCCGTGTCCTCCCCCCCACATCAAAGCTTACCAAACCGCATGGGCACAGTGGGCATGGCCATGCCGGGCTGGGGGTACCCCCCCGCCGCGGGGTACCCACCCGGCTGGGGGTACCCCCCGCCATagtgggggggctgggggtagGCCCCCCGCGGCGGTGGGTAGAGGGGGTTCTTGTCGTCGTACGGGGGGGGCGCACTGGGCTGCGACATGCTGGCTCCGAGCGTCTCCTGTAGGCAGCTGGGGGAGGAAAAGAGACGAGCCGTCAGCCTGCTCAGCACCCGGCAGGATCGGCCCCGAACATGGAGCCAGAGAGGTGTGGGGATGCCACAAAGCGCCTCCCGCCAGGCCGGAGATGGGCAGCCGCCGCGAAACTGCCCTCCTGCTCTAATAGTCGCTTCTTAATGAGCGGAGAAACTGCTGGGCTCGCCTCCGCCAGGGCAGTGAGAGCCAGGGgacgtccctgtccccgtcccgtccccgtccccatcccgcaGCCACCCACATTCCAGCGCCCTGAGTCCCCGGGGCTGCGTCAGATGCCGGCGGTGGGCAGCGCCCGGCCACAAGCTGACTCAAGCCACCACTCGGACGTGACCTCCAGAGCCTCCCGAGCCTCTGCCCACGGCCGGGGCCACCACCGCCGCCGGAGCTCGCTGCCTGCCGGGCCACTGGGACCTCGGGGCCGCTCAGCTTCGACCGACCTCGCTCCCCGAAAGCACTGGGCTGGGACCGCGGGGTTCTCCGCCAGGGCTGGGACGGGCCAGGGTCCCTGCGGGGACAGACCTGTGCCCTGGGGTGCCCTGGCACGGTGCCGGGAGACACGGCCGGGGCCAGGCATGTTGGCGGACAGGTGGTGACGTGGGGCAGGTCCCCGCTCCCGGCGGCACTGCCCTCTGCCCCGGGGACGAAGGGCAGCAGGTCGCCGGCCCGGCTGGCAACCCTGGGGCTGAACCTGATGACAGCCAcgcaggcaccccacacacactttaGGAGTGACACGGCCGCCCTGGGGAGGCCAACGCGTCCCTCGGGCAGGctgcgcccccccagccccgctgcgaGGGGCCGGGCCCCCGACGGAGCCCCCAgagccgccgccagccccgggccagggctgctccagcaggaggaggaaagcaggatCTCCGCGTGCAGGAAAACAGCGGCGCTGCCAGGAGCCGCTGCCAGGGCCTCTGCCCCTCCTGCCACCCCCCCGGCCCAGCAGCGCCACCCTCGCCTGCCCCCGGACGGGGGTTTACCCTCCCCCCGCCGTGACAACGTGACCCAAGCGGGACCCGGGGACGGGAGGAGGCCGGACACTTCCCCCGTCCTTGCGCGGGCGCTTCCCAGGGTGaaggtgccgggggggccgcgcgccTCCGCTCAGAGGAAGCGCCTTGGCGTCCGTCCCTCCGTGTCCCTCCGTCCCTCCTGGGCCGGCCGCCACCCTGGGGCGTTTGCGTGGCGATGACGGCGCTGCCGAAAATAACCGGCCCACGCGGTGACCCGCCGGCTGGCAGGTTTCGTTTTCGCGGCTCTGCCGCCTCTCGGCGAGCGGCCGGTGCCCCCtggccgccccgcggcccccgtccCCCTGCCACGGCAGGTGAAACCGGAGCACCAAAACGAAGGATGGGCCTAAAACAAGGGCTGGTTCTAGGCAAGGCTTGCGCGGCCGGGGCACGTTGCTCCCGGGGagcaggcaggggcccaggcgtccggggcaaaACAGGGCATCGTGGAGCAGAAACCGAGGAACCAGCCCGACGGGTCCCCGCGGCCACCGCACCCAAGGAGGGCGGCGGGGCACCTGGCACTGCCTCGGCACGGCCGCGGGCCCCAGCGGGGGGCAGcacccagccccccgccccgagccacTTCCTCCGCTGCCACTGGCACCCCACACCACCGGGCACGCGCCCCCCATGCACACACCTGCAGCTCCCCCCGCACTCCCCTGCACCGCATCCtcgccccctctgccccccaacccccctgccCTCCTATCCCCCCCATGCCTCTGCCTCGCCCCACGcctgcctggccccagcccttGCTACTGCCCCCGCAGGGACCCTGGGGTGCCAAGGAGGGGGGGCACCTCAGGGGGgccagggcggggggggcagggggccagGGCTCGCTGCTTTCCCTGGCATCCCCTGGGCAAAGCTGCCCAGGAAATAATCCGCCTTCGCAGGAGCACGGAGAGACTCCCAGCAGCtcagcacggcacagcacggcataGCCTGGCACGGCCTGGCACGGCTCAGTGTGACCCCCCCAGACGTAggggggccagggcagcactgctgCGCTCACTGCCCCCACCCAGCCACTTCCCTCCGCGCGGCACACACAGGGCACGAGTTTGCTGGTCCTCGGCTCTGCTGAGACCCTCTCTGCCCCCCCAAgccctgccccggggcggggggtcaGGGATGCTGGGTGCATGCGGCAGATGTGACCCGACCCCACCCATCCTCACGCCAAAGGGGCCCAGGCTCCCCCACACTGGCACCGCACAGTGacagccccgcgctgccgcctgcCGTGCCTGGCACCAGCTGCGCCACCTCAccccccaccgccaccgccgcacCCCAGCTGCCCCAGATGCTGCGCGCTGGCCTGACGCCCCCCCGCCATGCTGtgcctccctgcccaccccacgccgtgcctcggtttcccccactgcaccacaggcagcagggacGAACACCGGCACCAAGGGGGCCTGAAAGCGGCGGCAGCCCTCCCACGGCCCCGGGGGAGCCCTCCCAGCTGGGCCCCCACGCAGGCCCCCGCTTGGCCCCCCGGCGAggcagccaggcccggcccggctcgaCTTTGCCCCTGCCAGCTGGAGCCACAGGCCGCCCCGCACCCCGCCAGCGGCCCCCTTTCCAGCTGGGCAGCGCCTGCgagggggccgtgccgggggtgCGGGTGGTGCCTGTCCCCACGCAGAGTAGCCCGGGGGACAAGGGGCCAGGGGGGCCGGGAAcagcccctggcccagccccCCAAACAggcccccagccgccccagcaaATGCAGCAGTGGGAGGCAGGACGGCGCCATACCTCATGGGGGCAAACCCCACGGGGCAGAGCCTGCCCCACGGCTCACAGACTGGACCTCCCCACACCCCTGGGACGCTCGGTTCGGTACTGGGACCCATGGGCTGTCACCCCCTGAGGGGATGGGACTGCAGGGAccgaggggggaaggagggagcgggAACAGCCAGGCCGGGGGGCCGGGAGGAATTGGGGGCCAaggatgggggggttggggggcaggctgggggggttGAATGGTCTGGGGGGAACCAGGATGGGTAATGGGTGGGGAAGGATCAGGGATCTGGGCTGGGTcagtggggcaggttggggggcaggcagggcagtgagggTGGGGAAGGATCAGGGATCTGGGCTGGGTcagtggggcaggttggggggcaggcagggctgggtcagtggggcaggctggggggcaggcagggcaatGGGGGGCAGGGAAGGATCGGGGGGATCTGGGCTGGGTCAGTGGAGCAGgctggggggcaggcagggcaatGGGGGGCAGGGAAGGATTGGGGGGATCCAGGCTGGGTcagtggggcaggctggggggcaggcagggcaatGAGGGTGGGGAAGGATCGGGGAGATCCAGGCTGGGTcagtggggcaggctggggggcaggcagggcaatGGGGGTGGGGAAGGATCGGGGATCCAGGTTGGGTCAGTGGGGCGGgctggggggcaggcagggctgagatcggtggggcaggttggggggcaggcagggctgggtcagtggggcaggccggggggcaggcagggccgggaTCGGTGGGGCAGGCGGGGTTAGGGTCGGgctgggcggggcgggggggccctgggtgcagccgcggcgccccgccACCCGCTGTGGGCGGCCCCACGGGGAACCCGACGGCAGGGAGGGGGatcggggcccggggccgccctaCCTGCTGCGCGCCGCTCCGCCGGGCTGGGGCCTCTCCGTCGGGCGACGCCgctccgccggggcgggcggggcggggggaggtgcTGCCCGCCCCCCCGACACCGCCCCGGAGTCGCCGCACGCGGCTCGCGGCGCCCCCCCGCGGCTGCTCCGCGCTGCTGCACGGGGGCCGCCtaggggggccgggcccggggcggggagagcagggctggggggggcggtcTGCGttgggggggcgcagggggggtcCAGGGCGGGGGCATCGGGGGGAGGCCCTACACCCTCACCCCCAAGCGGTATCAGCGTGGGGAACCCCCTTCCTCCTGCGGTGACGCGGTCAGGCGGGGGGGTCTCCTCCTTCCCGGCGGTGACGTAGCTGCGGGTCCCCCACCCCTTTCCGAAGCAGTGGGGCGATGGGGCCACGGGGCGACGCGGACGGCGCGGCAGTCCCGCGGcgtgggggggcggggccgcagtCTCGGCCGCTCCCTATTGGCGGGAGCCGTGGCGCGGCGTTCGAAGGGGCGGGGCTGGAATGGCTCACGGCGTTCgaaggggcggggccggggccggaatGGCTACTCAGCGTTCgaaggggcggggccggggggtggGGCGCCCGGAGCATGGCGGGGCCGCTCTGccgggcggcgctgcgggcggcggcgacGGCCGGTGCCTGCGGGCTGGGCGCCGTCTCGCTGCTCCTCTGCCCGGCTCTgcgccgcctcgcccgccgcgccgccgccgcgctcatGGCCCTCGCCGGCCCGTTGCTGTTCCGCGTGGGGTGAgtgcccgccgcggggggcggccaGCGGCGGGGGTCCCGTGCGCCGGTCCGGGGTCTCGGCCTGAGCCGCTCCGCCTCGCCGCATACCCCGAGGCCGGCACCGGCTGTGCCCCGGGGCTCGGTGGCTGCCCGCGCGCGGGGTGCGCGGCCGGCTCGGTGGGGCAGGCGGTGCCGGGGGTCGTTCACGGCCCCCGCAGGTAAATCACCGCGAGCAGCGACACGGAGACCTGGCGGGGAGGAGGGACGGACCGATACCTGAgcgcgcccggcgcggggctgctggcggGGCAGAGTGTCTGGGCGAGGGGCAGAGGCAGGTGGTGGCCGGGCAGGGACGGCGGCAGCTGGCGGTGGCGGAGGTAGCGCTGGGGCCGGATCAGCAGGTGCCGCGGGGCAGGTCCCCGTCCGGCGGCGGTGCTGGCGTGCGGAGCTGCGGCCGGCGGCCATCCCTGCAGGCCGCGTCCCCTCGTGCAGGAGGCGGCGGGGCGCAAGAGGCGGCGTGGGGGTTCGGGCGACCCTTCAGCGGCCGCGAAGCCGCTCTGCCAAGGAGCAGTCGATCCCCAGTCCAGGCCCCCCGCAACTCTGGGAGATGTCTCCAGCCAACTCCGCTCTTAACGTGCTCTCCTTCGGGCTCTGGGAAGGCACAGGGCTCTCCCTCAGGTGAAGTGGGGGTGTCTCAGCTGCTCCGTGGGTCTTTGTGTCTCACGCCAGCCCTGCTAAGGaggctcctgtctcctggagGGAGGAGGACTTTCCTGTCTCCCCCGCTTGCAGAGAGCGTTGGCCGTGGCCCAGTGCAGCTGCGCGAGGTGGTCTGAGCATCCTCGTCCCCGATGCGTCCCCTGCGGCTCCACGGGACGCTCGGTGAGAGCCTGggggggaggctggcagggccaGCTGAGCTCACGCGCCAGCGTGCGGGTTCGGCGCACATCCCCCGTGGGGCAGCACCCCTGCCTTGCAGCCAGTGTGCTGGTTTGGGCACCCCGCGCCCGCGGGGTCCAAGCCGAGAGCCGCTGCCGAGCGCCCGAGCcacctgcagggagcaggaaagcTGAAGTCATGGCCGGACCCGCTGGCTCCTCTCCTTTGTTCTGCCTCCAATTGAAGGAACAGCAAATCTTCCTCTGTTTGTGCAGCGCCGTCCTGGAGCCACCCGAGGAGGAATCTGCACGCGGGGGCCGGACGGCCCGCGGGGGCGGTTTGAAccatgcctcgtcctgtaacgcTCCTGCACAAGGGGACGGGGCTGGGTCTGCGCGAGTCGCCGGGGCAGCGGACAAAGGGAGACGTTGTGGGCGCTCACTACCCAAGAGGCCGCGGCCAAGCTCCTCCGGGGTGGTGCTGGGAGCCCACAGCGAGGTGGCCACCCAGCCGGGCCCTGCGGTGTCCCATCCCCGTCCCTGCCTGTGTCACTGCGGAGGATTTCAGACTTTTCTCCCTTGGCAAAGATCGACCGGGCCTGGTTTTCAGGTCTAATTATTAACCCACCAATTGTGCCCCGGcctctgctctcctgccagcagctcgCTCTGGATGTGGCCCTGCTATCTGGGCACGGGCCGCCAGCACCAACCCTTTCGAACTGCGGTGGCGGGCAGTGCTGGGTTGCTGCTCGCTGGCCGGATGCTGCGCTCCCCGAAAGTCCCGCGAGCAGCCGCATGCCGGCTTCGGGCTCAGGCCTCCCGCGGAGGTGGGGTAGCCCTGGCTCTCGGCAAGATCCCTCCTACAACCTCCCCAGCGTGATGGAGAAACCGGTGGTCTGAAGCTGGAGGTGGAGGTTTCCCCTGTGACGGAGCCTCTGCTGGAAGCAGGCAGCCGTGTTCTGGGGTCTGTGCTGGAGGAGTTTGTGCCTCTCTGGAGACACCTGTCTTCCAAGGAGCATTTGCTGCCTGGGCGAGGGGCTTTTGGGGTCCTGAGTGGAGAGGAAACAGTGCAGGATGCCCGAGCTGGCCaccgcctgctgctgctggacagGGCGAGCGTTGGGTAGGAGGGAATATGTGTCCCACTGTAGCCCTGGAGTGGGGACAGAAATGGCCCTGAGGTCAGAGGGGCTGATCCAGCCCTGTGCTTCTGGTCTACTGTTCCTACCTCCTTGTGCTTTCCTTCGCTGGCTGGAGGATGGTGGCCTGCGATAGGAGCGTTTGATGATCCAGGGAGATCTTCTCAGCCTGGGAATGGGGCAGAGAGCAAGCCTGAAGCAACCCAGGTCTTTGCATGTCCTTCACAGGACGGTTGCTACATCGTGGTACATCACCCCCGCCCCCAGCTCCTTCCTGAGCCCTGACGTGCCGCTGCACGAAGCGGGGTGGGGAGCAAGCCCACTGACCAGTACGGGCACGTGCTGAAGCTCCATGTGGGGCAGACCTCCAGGGCATTTCTCGCTTCCCCTTCCTTCAGCCTGTTCTGCTTTCTGTCCCCTCCATTGCTTGGGAAAGAGCCCGGGAGCAGCTTGCACTTCCCTCTTTACCAGGACCCTGTGGCTGTTGCACCCAGGGGCAAAGCTCTTGGTGTGGGGCCAGCCTTGGGCACAGGCCCCCGTGTGGGGGGCAGCCGAGCTGGGGATGCTCAGCAGCCCCAACCCAAGGCGGACGCTGCCTTCGGGGTGTGCTGGTGCGGGAAAGCCCTGGGGCTCGAAGCCATCCCGGAGGCGAGCGGTGCCCTTGGTCCCCGGCTGGCGATGGAGCCATGGGGGCTCGTGCTGCCCCCCAGGCGGGAGAGGATGGAGGCTGGGGCCCTCCCTGCCGTTGTCTCTGGACCCACTCGTCCCCTCACCCTGGGTGCTGACCTGCTCTTCCCCTGCCACCAGGATGCTGTCCGTCTCGCCAGGGATGGACGGAGGATCCCCACCATGCAGCagaggggcaggggctggcacaGCCCCCGGCAGCGATGCCGCTGGGTCCCGGCCGCCGGGAGCAGCTCAGGGCTGGCGTAGTGATCCCCCCCCATGGCGCCGAGGGAGCGGGAACCTGCCTGGGGAACCGATTCTGCCCTCGCTGCAGATCCGCAGCGGGCGGTGGGGAGGCCTGGAGGAAactgcctccaggccctgctcCGGGGGAAAGGGACCCCCATCTCCTCCTGGCGATGGCCTGGGGCTGAGAGCAGCCCCCTTCCCCGGGTGGCTTGGCCCCGTGGCACACATGTGTCTACATGTGCCAAGGATGCGACCACCCGCTCGGGGTCGGGAGGAGCCCAGGGACGCAGGCACGGCCTCGGCTGCCTCGCTGGGGTGAGCGGTGGCATGGGGCCAAGCCAGAGGCAGGTGGTGCCACTCCGGGCGAGCTGCAGTTGGGAGCAGGGACGCGGTGTGTTTGCGGAGTCAGAGGACAAGCATGGGGGTTGGATGGCGAAGGCTGCACCATTACTCCCCGTACTGGTTTGCTCGCCATACTGGGAATCAGCGGGGTAGGGGTGGAACAAGAAGAAAGTTTGGTGGTACCGGGGCACTTAGTCCAGCCTCCCCTTCTGCACGGCCACGGCAGGTACGAGGGAGGCTGCCATCGCTGACcctccgtgcctcggtttcccccgaTGTCGGGAGGCCGTGGGGAGGCACGGGGCTCTGGGTTGCCCTTTGCCATACCGTGGCGCTCGCTTCTCTGAGCACAATAGAGATTCACAAAAGCCGTGTCCTCACTGCGCAGCTTTGGGAAGCTTGGCCAGACGCCTGGGCTCCTGGTGGCGGTGGGAGTCAGGATCAGCGCCGTGAGGTTGCAGTTTGGTGCATGACACGTGCACAGCTGCCCCGCTCCTGATAACCCCGGGAACACCCTGTTCCTGATAACACCCCCCCCACGCATGCTGCTCCTGATAACCCAGCCGTCCAGCAGCTAGAACCTCGCTAGGGACCAGGCGTCCTGGCCCGGCTCCACCGCTAGCGCCTTGCTTTGAGCACTGACCCCTCCGGCCCTCGCCAAGCTTTGCAGCCCCTCTGCGCCTCTGCGGCAGCGCGTGGGCCAGCTCCCGTccaccctccccagggctggggggccaccggggggggggtcctcacCCCTGTTTCCCATCAGGGTGGGGGCAAGGCTGTGTCTCCCTGAGCAGGGGGGGCCACAGCCGCCGGCTCACCTGCTGCCCTGCCCAGGTACAGCCTGTATGCCCGCACCCGCCTCGGCTACCTCTTCTACAAGCGGCAGGTGAAGAAGGCCCGCGAGCGCTACCCGCATGGCCACTCCGTGTCCCAGCCCGTGGGCTTCGGCGGTGAGTCGGGTCCGGGGCCCGCGTACCCACCCCCCCCGAGCCAGCAGCCCCCCCAGTTCCCCAGTTTGGGATGGGGTAGCTGGCTTCATCCCCCTTGCCTAGGGGAGCTGCAGACAGGCTGCATCACCCTGATGTTTTtctgtccgtccatccgtccCCCAGCGGTGAAAATCCTGCCCATTCCTGTGCTCTCCAACAACTACAGCTATCTGGTCATCGACACGGGCTCCGGCCGGGCGGCTGTTGTTGACCCCTCTGACccgctggctgtgcaggtgagccCCCCTGGTGGGGGTCCTCCGGGCCGGAGCCATCCCCTGTCCCCTGCGGAGGGATGTGGCAttggctggggggggcaggaggggccctgctgcagggatggggggaTCCTGCTCCTATGGGACCCCCCATG
It includes:
- the TMBIM1 gene encoding protein lifeguard 3 isoform X1, which translates into the protein MSQPSAPPPYDDKNPLYPPPRGAYPQPPHYGGGYPQPGDGYGGDGAGDGTPFQSGDWDDRKVRHTFIRKVYAIISLQLLVTVGIIAVFTFVSPVRSFVQRNVAVYYASYAVFLVTYLVLACCQGPRRRFPWNIILLAVFTLAMGFMTGTIASMYRTNAVLIAMLITAIVAVIVTVFCFQTKVDFTSCPGLFCVLGIVVMVTGIVTAIVLSFKYVPWLHMLYAAIGAIVFTLFLAYDTQLVLGNRKNTLSPEEYVYGALTIYTDIMYIFTSILQIVGRD
- the TMBIM1 gene encoding protein lifeguard 3 isoform X2 — its product is MSQPSAPPPYDDKNPLYPPPRGAYPQPPHYGGGYPQPGGYPAAGGYPQPGMAMPTVPMRFGDGYGGDGAGDGTPFQSGDWDDRKVRHTFIRKVYAIISLQLLVTVGIIAVFTFVSPVRSFVQRNVAVYYASYAVFLVTYLVLACCQGPRRRFPWNIILLAVFTLAMGFMTGTIASMYRTNAVLIAMLITAIVAVIVTVFCFQTKVDFTSCPGLFCVLGIVVMVTGIVTAIVLSFKYVPWLHMLYAAIGAIVFTLFLAYDTQLVLGNRKNTLSPEEYVYGALTIYTDIMYIFTSILQIVGRD